A genome region from Setaria italica strain Yugu1 chromosome III, Setaria_italica_v2.0, whole genome shotgun sequence includes the following:
- the LOC101783346 gene encoding uncharacterized protein LOC101783346, translating to MAVVDFDLRFTYVLVGWEGTAHVALVLHDALERENGLRVPQGKFYLVDTGYGAKPGFLPPFCGVRAINEKFNTRITGEQVKNYLKTWQKRIAKINRLKKLSAALFDEEKCIITLDEEHYNGHVHDHKFDAEFLNKPLLHYREMEAIFGNSMATGNFAKDSSAPLGRKDDEGESQEEGDECPHRPFHSLVRSILYQQLAFKAAASVYSRFLSLLGGEASVTPDAVLALTPQQLRQIGVSPRKASYLHDLARKYVSGILSDSAIINMDDRSLAAMLTMVKGIGAWSVHMFMIFSLARPDVLPSADLGVRKGVQMLHGLEDVPRPSQMDKLCERWRPYRSVGAWYMWRLIESKVPQPAPAIPVGPLALPSPDGQIMLQQQQQQQQSVIQMIDPLQMLPGMG from the exons ATGGCAGTTGTAGATTTTGATCTACGGTTcacctatgtgttggttggttGGGAAGGAACTGCACATGTTGCTCTAGTTTTACATGATGCTTTAGAACGTGAGAATGGCCTCCGCGTCCCACAAG GCAAATTCTACCTAGTTGATACTGGATATGGAGCCAAACCAGGATTTTTGCCCCCCTTTTGTGGTGTTCG GGCTATCAATGAGAAGTTCAACACAAGGATCACTGGTGAGCAAGTCAAGAATTATTTGAAAACATGGCAGAAAAGGATTGCAAAGATAAATAGATTGAAGAAGTTGAGTGCTGCCCTCTTTGATGAAGAAAAATGCATAATTACACTTGATGAGGAGCACTACAACGGTCATGTCCAT GATCACAAGTTTGATGCTGAGTTCTTGAACAAGCCCCTCTTGCACTATCGAGAGATGGAGGCAATATTTGGCAATAGCATGGCTACTGGAAACTTTGCAAAAGATTCAAGTGCACCTCTAGGTAGAAAGGATGATGAGGGTGAAAGTCAAGAAGAGGGGGATGAG TGCCCGCACCGCCCGTTCCACTCCCTCGTCCGATCCATCCTCTACCAGCAGCTCGCCTTcaaggccgccgcctccgtctaCTCCCGGTTCCTCTCgctcctcggcggcgaggcCAGCGTGACCCCCGACGCCGTCCTCGCGCTCACCCCGCAGCAGCTCCGCCAGATCGGGGTCTCCCCGCGCAAGGCGTCCTACCTACACGACCTCGCCCGCAAGTATGTCTCCGGGATCCTCTCCGATTCCGCCATCATCAACATGGACgaccgctccctcgccgccaTGCTCACCATGGTCAAGGGCATCGGCGCCTGGAGCGTCCACATGTTCATGATCTTCTCCCTCGCGCGACCCGATGTGCTCCCATCCGCCGACCTCGGCGTGCGCAAGGGCGTGCAGATGCTCCACGGGCTCGAAGACGTGCCTCGGCCGTCGCAGATGGACAAGCTGTGCGAGCGGTGGCGCCCCTACCGCTCCGTCGGGGCGTGGTATATGTGGCGGCTCATCGAGTCCAAGGTGCcgcagccggcgccggccaTCCCTGTGGGACCACTTGCACTCCCTTCGCCTGACGGCCAGATtatgctgcagcagcagcaacaacagcaacagaGTGTCATCCAAATGATCGATCCCCTTCAGATGCTCCCAGGAATGGGGTA